A stretch of Arthrobacter sunyaminii DNA encodes these proteins:
- a CDS encoding pore-forming ESAT-6 family protein, translating into MSQDRLSYDTDTSAAVQGDIQSIVARLESLIGEREKAVNSAMSDFSADGVSEEYQAVENRFRNAANETRTIIGLVKQTLNLNDQTASSAGARAKGAVQNIG; encoded by the coding sequence ATGTCCCAGGATCGTTTGAGTTATGACACCGATACCTCCGCTGCCGTGCAGGGGGATATCCAGTCCATTGTTGCCCGGCTTGAATCGCTGATCGGCGAGCGGGAAAAAGCGGTCAACTCGGCCATGTCCGACTTCTCCGCCGACGGTGTTTCGGAGGAGTACCAGGCCGTGGAGAACCGCTTCCGCAATGCCGCCAATGAAACCCGCACCATTATCGGGCTGGTGAAGCAGACCCTGAACCTGAATGATCAGACAGCGTCCAGCGCCGGTGCCCGGGCCAAGGGAGCCGTGCAGAACATCGGCTGA
- a CDS encoding EsaB/YukD family protein has protein sequence MAHAFTRVTLISSRKHVDLLLPSDEPVGLLLPQVLNLLEDVPAAQVAAKVLVAGDGTELSAGQSLNQARVLDGSSLLLCNAAEAPPAAVVYDITDLVVDETRAVGGRWNIRFSALTAGTFMAAGIWAGAEILLAALAPDSAWWMLLALSLLGLAAGTSAGQLQPRSALGTTLLGAGWLAGLGGALHVYDGDPARLHAAALIVAGLSVLGLAGLGTFSAQPRAFFSAAATLVLAAGVWSAAGALTGDAVRAAALAALAGTVILGLLPKLALESSGLATLDDQRAKGGSIARTDARDAVAAAHRGLTLGTVITALCLAPGLWLLGTDTRDQNWTLPLLLALTLALFLRTRSFPLAPQRIALYLAVAVGLGAAVPAALRILPGQPWAVGVAVLLIAATAAVSLTSTLPDHTQARFRLLAKRMETFSILASVPLIAGMFGLFSQLAGSFS, from the coding sequence ATGGCCCATGCCTTTACCCGTGTCACCCTGATCAGCTCACGGAAACACGTTGACCTGCTTCTGCCCTCCGACGAGCCGGTGGGGCTTCTGCTCCCCCAGGTCCTAAACCTGCTGGAGGATGTGCCCGCCGCGCAGGTGGCGGCCAAGGTACTCGTCGCCGGTGACGGCACGGAACTCAGCGCCGGACAGTCCTTGAACCAGGCCCGGGTCCTTGACGGTTCATCGCTGTTGCTGTGCAACGCCGCGGAAGCTCCGCCGGCCGCGGTCGTCTATGACATCACCGATCTGGTGGTGGATGAAACCCGTGCTGTGGGCGGCCGGTGGAACATCCGTTTCAGTGCTCTCACCGCCGGGACCTTCATGGCTGCAGGCATCTGGGCCGGCGCCGAAATCCTGCTGGCGGCACTGGCTCCGGATTCCGCCTGGTGGATGCTGCTGGCCCTGTCACTGCTTGGGCTGGCCGCCGGCACAAGCGCGGGGCAGCTGCAGCCGCGCAGCGCCCTTGGCACCACCCTGCTCGGAGCGGGGTGGCTTGCCGGTCTGGGCGGCGCCCTCCATGTTTACGACGGCGATCCGGCGCGGCTTCACGCCGCTGCCCTGATCGTGGCCGGGCTCTCGGTCCTGGGGCTGGCAGGTCTGGGAACCTTCTCCGCCCAGCCGCGCGCCTTTTTCAGCGCTGCCGCAACGCTGGTCCTGGCCGCAGGAGTGTGGTCCGCTGCCGGTGCGCTCACCGGGGACGCCGTCCGGGCCGCCGCCTTGGCTGCACTGGCCGGCACGGTCATCCTGGGGCTGCTGCCCAAGCTGGCACTCGAGTCGTCCGGCCTTGCCACGCTGGATGACCAGCGGGCGAAGGGCGGTTCCATCGCCCGCACCGATGCCCGGGACGCGGTGGCCGCCGCACACCGCGGGCTGACCCTGGGCACCGTCATCACAGCGCTGTGCCTGGCTCCCGGACTGTGGCTGCTGGGCACGGACACCCGGGATCAGAACTGGACGCTGCCGCTGCTGCTGGCCCTGACCCTGGCACTGTTCCTGCGCACCCGGTCCTTTCCCCTGGCTCCGCAGCGAATTGCGCTCTACCTAGCCGTCGCCGTCGGACTCGGCGCCGCAGTACCGGCTGCACTGCGGATCTTGCCCGGCCAGCCCTGGGCTGTGGGGGTGGCCGTGCTGCTGATCGCGGCCACCGCGGCAGTCTCGCTAACGTCCACGCTCCCCGACCATACCCAGGCACGGTTCCGTCTGCTGGCCAAGCGGATGGAAACCTTTTCCATCCTGGCCTCCGTTCCCCTGATCGCCGGCATGTTTGGTCTGTTTAGCCAGCTGGCCGGGAGCTTCTCATGA
- a CDS encoding FdhF/YdeP family oxidoreductase — MARKEPRVENVDEKDIQVTSPKEWAAGIPAVYHSLKPAVQHMGAKRALEATFKMNQKDGFDCPSCAWPDPSHRSKFEYCEEGVKAVTWEASPVIIPSEFWAEHSITELRGRTEYWLGMQGRLTEPVYKPAGEDHYRVISWDEAFRIVADKLNGLDSPHEAAFYTSGRTSNEAAFLYQLLVRGFGTNNLPDCSNMCHESSGWAMGQTIGIGKATVTYDDFGKADLIILMGQNPGTNHPRMLTALEECKRNGGSIVAVNPLPEAGMRRYKNPQKVRGIAGKGTELADQFLQIRLGGDMALLQAISKRVLEAEEKNPGTVLDHDFLEKHCEGLADLKEHLVHLDDQTVVEATGLPIEEINELADRYLRAEKVIITWAMGITQQKKAVPTIKEIINLLLLRGNIGKPGAGAAPIRGHSNVQGDRTMGIWEQMPPAFLDALGKEFNFDPPRDHGVDAVETFYKMQEGHIKVFVALGGNLISAISDTQFAEAAMQKTEMTVQISIKLNRSHLITGEEALILPTKGRTEQDIQESGPQFVSVEDTVCVVHASRGNLTPVSQNLLSEPAIVSRLGALVVGDRIDADWEGYEKNYDLIRDHIGRVVDGCDNYNERIRHEGGFVLPNGPRDSRTFPTPTGKAVLTVNDLEAVERPEGTLILQSLRSHDQWNTTIYGHNDRYRGIRGGRHVLFMNAQDITELGLADGQYVDIHGIHHDGAERVLRKFRVVSYPTPKGCVAAYYPEANVLVPMDHVAEGSNTPVSKTVLVRVEPNLDPAHEQAEDFKTRAPA, encoded by the coding sequence ATGGCCCGGAAGGAACCCCGCGTTGAAAACGTGGATGAGAAGGACATACAAGTTACGTCTCCGAAAGAATGGGCAGCAGGAATTCCTGCCGTCTATCACTCGCTGAAACCTGCCGTGCAGCACATGGGCGCCAAGCGGGCGTTGGAAGCCACGTTCAAGATGAACCAGAAGGACGGCTTCGACTGCCCCAGCTGCGCCTGGCCGGACCCGTCGCACCGCAGCAAGTTCGAATACTGCGAAGAGGGCGTCAAGGCCGTCACATGGGAGGCCTCCCCCGTCATCATTCCCTCCGAATTCTGGGCTGAGCACAGCATTACTGAGCTTCGCGGCCGTACGGAATACTGGCTGGGCATGCAGGGCCGGCTGACGGAGCCGGTCTACAAACCTGCCGGCGAAGACCACTACCGCGTGATCAGCTGGGATGAGGCCTTCCGCATCGTGGCAGACAAGCTCAACGGGCTGGATTCACCGCACGAGGCCGCTTTCTACACCAGCGGCCGCACCTCCAACGAGGCCGCCTTCCTGTATCAGCTGCTGGTGCGCGGCTTTGGCACCAACAACCTGCCCGACTGCTCCAACATGTGCCACGAGTCCTCCGGCTGGGCCATGGGTCAGACCATCGGCATCGGCAAGGCCACGGTCACCTACGATGATTTTGGCAAGGCGGACCTGATCATCCTGATGGGCCAGAACCCGGGAACCAACCATCCGCGCATGCTGACCGCCCTGGAGGAATGCAAGCGCAACGGCGGCAGCATCGTTGCCGTGAACCCCCTCCCCGAGGCCGGTATGCGCCGGTATAAGAACCCGCAGAAAGTCCGCGGCATTGCCGGCAAGGGAACGGAACTGGCCGATCAGTTCCTCCAGATCCGTCTGGGCGGGGACATGGCGCTGCTGCAGGCCATCTCCAAGCGGGTCCTCGAAGCCGAGGAGAAGAACCCGGGCACTGTCCTGGACCATGACTTCCTGGAAAAGCACTGCGAAGGCCTGGCCGACCTGAAAGAGCACTTGGTGCACCTGGATGACCAGACCGTAGTAGAGGCAACCGGCCTGCCCATCGAAGAAATCAACGAACTCGCCGACCGGTATCTGCGGGCGGAGAAGGTCATCATCACCTGGGCCATGGGCATCACCCAGCAAAAGAAGGCCGTGCCCACGATCAAGGAAATCATCAACCTCCTGCTGCTGCGCGGAAATATCGGCAAGCCCGGAGCCGGAGCTGCACCCATCCGAGGGCACAGCAATGTCCAGGGCGACCGCACCATGGGCATCTGGGAGCAGATGCCGCCGGCCTTCCTGGATGCTCTGGGCAAGGAGTTCAACTTCGATCCCCCGCGCGACCACGGCGTCGACGCCGTGGAAACCTTCTACAAGATGCAGGAGGGCCACATCAAGGTCTTCGTGGCCCTGGGCGGAAACCTTATCTCGGCAATCTCCGACACACAGTTTGCCGAGGCTGCCATGCAGAAGACCGAGATGACGGTGCAGATTTCCATCAAGCTGAACCGCTCCCACCTGATCACCGGCGAGGAAGCGCTGATCCTGCCCACCAAGGGACGCACGGAACAGGACATCCAGGAAAGCGGTCCGCAGTTCGTATCCGTGGAGGACACTGTCTGTGTGGTGCACGCATCGCGCGGAAACCTGACCCCGGTGTCGCAGAATCTATTGTCCGAACCCGCCATTGTTTCCCGCCTCGGAGCGCTGGTGGTCGGTGATCGGATCGACGCCGACTGGGAGGGCTACGAGAAGAACTATGACCTGATCCGCGACCACATCGGCCGCGTCGTCGACGGCTGCGACAACTACAACGAGAGGATCCGCCACGAGGGCGGCTTTGTCCTGCCCAACGGACCGCGTGATTCACGGACCTTCCCCACGCCCACCGGCAAGGCGGTCCTGACGGTCAATGACCTGGAAGCCGTTGAACGCCCCGAGGGCACCCTGATCCTGCAGTCACTGCGCTCCCACGATCAGTGGAACACCACCATCTACGGGCACAATGACCGCTACCGGGGTATCCGCGGGGGCCGGCATGTGCTGTTCATGAATGCTCAGGACATCACGGAGCTGGGCCTGGCCGACGGGCAGTACGTCGATATCCACGGAATACACCACGACGGCGCAGAGCGGGTCCTGCGCAAGTTCCGCGTGGTCTCGTATCCCACACCGAAGGGCTGCGTTGCCGCCTACTACCCCGAGGCCAACGTCCTGGTCCCGATGGACCATGTGGCCGAAGGCAGCAACACCCCCGTGTCCAAGACCGTCCTCGTGCGCGTTGAGCCCAACCTCGACCCGGCACACGAACAGGCCGAAGACTTCAAGACCCGGGCTCCGGCCTAG
- a CDS encoding DUF6457 domain-containing protein — translation MSTNPGPEERNLSEWSRRLTQALQILDLEVDHKMLVDLAEESSENVGPHAGLISTFLVGYAAGLSKTSGRKAAEEAVQTAADTAFQLAATGLEGPEGEGWKDSAQ, via the coding sequence ATGAGCACCAACCCCGGCCCTGAAGAGCGCAACCTCAGCGAATGGAGCCGCCGCCTGACGCAGGCGCTGCAAATCCTGGACCTGGAAGTGGATCACAAAATGCTGGTGGACCTGGCCGAGGAATCGTCCGAGAATGTGGGCCCGCACGCCGGTCTCATCAGCACGTTCCTCGTGGGATACGCCGCCGGCCTGTCCAAGACCAGCGGTCGAAAGGCAGCGGAGGAAGCAGTCCAAACAGCTGCCGATACTGCCTTCCAGCTCGCGGCCACAGGTTTGGAAGGACCGGAGGGTGAGGGGTGGAAGGACTCCGCCCAGTAA
- a CDS encoding PP2C family protein-serine/threonine phosphatase yields MNSDETTSPGLELRAVFGYASDRGLRREQNEDSLIAADPVFAVADGMGGHEAGEVASSICVRTLGEAAFVGEHLPKVGADELRALLREADTRIREATGGRAGTTVTGAVLVSGDGVPCWLVFNVGDSRTYRLTGGALEQITVDHSEVQELVDMGQITPDEALIHPRRHVVTRALGTGSDTQADYWLIPVEPGDRLLVCSDGLTGEVSDGQLQQILSSVANPQDACAAMVQAALRSGGRDNITVLVVDVETANERTGQAAEGVSSAAEPQPAALATES; encoded by the coding sequence ATGAACTCCGACGAAACGACATCCCCGGGTTTGGAACTCCGTGCAGTCTTTGGCTACGCCTCAGACCGCGGTTTACGCCGGGAACAGAACGAGGATTCGCTGATCGCCGCGGATCCCGTGTTTGCTGTTGCCGACGGCATGGGCGGACACGAAGCCGGGGAAGTGGCGAGCAGCATCTGCGTCCGCACCCTGGGCGAAGCGGCGTTTGTGGGTGAACACCTTCCGAAGGTGGGAGCCGACGAGCTGCGGGCACTTCTGCGCGAAGCCGACACTCGAATCCGCGAGGCCACCGGGGGCCGGGCCGGCACCACGGTGACCGGAGCGGTCCTGGTCTCCGGGGACGGCGTTCCGTGCTGGCTGGTCTTCAACGTGGGCGACTCCCGCACCTATCGGCTGACCGGGGGAGCGCTGGAACAGATCACCGTGGATCACAGTGAGGTCCAGGAACTGGTGGACATGGGCCAGATTACGCCCGATGAAGCGCTCATTCATCCGCGCCGCCATGTCGTGACACGCGCACTGGGAACAGGCAGCGACACGCAGGCAGACTACTGGCTGATCCCGGTGGAACCGGGCGACCGCCTGCTGGTCTGCTCCGACGGATTGACCGGGGAAGTCAGCGACGGGCAGCTGCAGCAGATTCTGTCCTCCGTGGCCAACCCGCAGGATGCCTGCGCCGCCATGGTTCAGGCGGCGCTGCGCTCCGGCGGGCGGGACAACATTACGGTGCTGGTGGTGGATGTCGAGACGGCCAACGAACGCACCGGGCAAGCCGCCGAAGGCGTGTCCAGCGCAGCGGAACCGCAGCCGGCCGCTCTAGCGACGGAATCGTAA
- the eccCa gene encoding type VII secretion protein EccCa, with amino-acid sequence MSTRILHRPARTTAPARTMEAFSLDAPPPVEGGKTGMNMMSLVPLLGAGVSMTVMMLFRGSPLAAVGALMMIVTIIASVLMMLSQRGRQGKQRREQREDYLEYLERCRTTLRSDEQAALAVARTSSPPPDALFDIIRDTKRLWERRRHNEDFLHVRIGTGSRHNRDITIQSTGSALAQADTFMTTEVEILKQRYESSPELPLTVPLDCAGNVSVVGSRRFVARVARLLLTEGAAFHSPEDLHLALIAPPDRRDDWEWATWLPHLADQSSSHATGPVRRLAPTAEDLSDVISEDLHRRSTLAAESRKNFLRGGVGTALPRLLVLSDSYGLLPSELQVPDQEASAGSLGITTVFLVAERNQEPGEVSVRISEDRDGPDGAFIVENYRDNAVLPAVERGRLDDLPLPLAEALARELAPLRLSPDSLEHDSSETAQGFLEMLGLSPQLDEADIRRLWKPRGEVDFLRVPLGPDDRGRPALLDLKESAQFGHGPHGLCVGATGSGKSEMLRSMVVGLLATHSPEVLAMVLVDYKGGATFAPFAGAPQVAGVITNLSDDVSLIERVYASLAGEIQRRQEVLKAAGNLANITDYQLYRQELKLQGREPAPLPHLVVIIDEFGELLTARPDFIELFLSIGRIGRSIGVHLLLSSQRIEAGKLRGLDTYLSYRIGLRTLSEGESRTVLDTPDAFHLPPVPGFGYLKVDTTTYTRFKAGYVSGPLEAAQETAQDDAGQLPRVLPVPRYAASLEAQPAADDARPASTSASKRTTGPTVLSTLMDTLSMFPRAVDPIWLPPLPRGIALDQAAGGLSSEKSLRLACGGSLRIPVGLLDDPARQWQGVWELDLAANGGNAAIVGGPQTGKSTALRTIVAALSLTHSPAEVGIYGIDLLGSALLPLEGLPHVGGVAVRTNREVIRRTVDELLAMLAHREHLFEKYQVDSLPTLRRRCADGGIPELPSADIVLVLDGYGQLSDEFEDIEKPVHALISRGAGYGIHVIATCSRMNEIRISQQSFFGNRIELRLADPGDSAHGRKMAEAVSPGSPGRSLTDGKLQGHFALPRIDAGTDDGSAASSLQDLVAAVAAATRERAMQVRILPAAVSAETAPSPEAAAAVPLGLREADLGTEILDLHGRERHLLIMGDDASGKTNVLRSVIRRLTSQHQPEDIVFAVFDPRRSLTGEVPGESLGGYATSAALAEKLAAAVAGELEKRASAAPAELAGLPRIVLVIDDYDVLTAGGSSPLSRLTPFLPLAPEIGLHAVLSRRVRGASRGMYEPFFTSLRDSGSAALILSGDRAEGTLINGVRARTLPPGRAQLIQPGKPVQVLQLFLNEESTRVPG; translated from the coding sequence ATGAGCACCAGAATCCTGCACCGGCCCGCACGGACCACCGCCCCGGCACGGACCATGGAGGCGTTCTCCCTGGATGCCCCGCCTCCCGTGGAAGGCGGCAAAACCGGCATGAACATGATGTCCCTGGTTCCCCTGCTGGGTGCCGGCGTCTCGATGACCGTCATGATGCTCTTCCGCGGCTCGCCCCTAGCGGCCGTGGGAGCACTGATGATGATCGTTACGATCATTGCCTCTGTCCTGATGATGCTCAGCCAGCGCGGCAGGCAGGGAAAACAGCGCCGGGAGCAACGGGAGGACTATCTGGAATACCTGGAACGCTGCCGCACCACGCTGCGCTCGGACGAGCAGGCCGCTCTTGCCGTGGCCCGGACCTCCAGCCCGCCGCCGGATGCACTGTTTGACATCATCAGGGATACCAAACGGCTCTGGGAACGCCGCCGGCACAACGAGGATTTCCTCCATGTCCGGATTGGCACCGGGTCCCGGCACAACCGGGACATCACCATTCAAAGCACCGGCTCGGCCCTGGCCCAGGCAGACACCTTCATGACCACCGAAGTGGAGATCCTCAAACAGCGCTACGAATCCAGTCCCGAACTGCCGCTGACCGTTCCGCTGGACTGCGCCGGAAACGTCTCAGTGGTGGGGTCCCGCCGGTTTGTTGCCCGGGTAGCCAGGCTCCTGCTCACCGAAGGCGCGGCGTTCCATTCACCCGAGGACCTGCACCTTGCCCTCATCGCACCGCCTGACCGGCGGGACGACTGGGAGTGGGCCACCTGGCTCCCCCATCTCGCGGACCAGAGTTCCAGCCATGCCACCGGACCCGTCCGCCGGCTGGCTCCCACTGCGGAAGACCTCAGCGACGTAATCAGCGAAGACCTGCACCGGCGATCCACCCTGGCAGCCGAGTCCCGTAAGAACTTCCTGCGCGGCGGCGTGGGCACCGCGTTGCCCCGGCTCCTGGTGCTCAGCGACTCCTACGGTCTGCTCCCGTCGGAACTGCAGGTGCCGGACCAGGAAGCCTCGGCCGGTTCCCTGGGCATCACCACGGTGTTCCTGGTCGCGGAGCGCAATCAGGAACCGGGAGAAGTCTCGGTGCGGATCAGCGAAGACCGCGACGGTCCTGACGGGGCGTTCATCGTGGAAAACTACCGTGACAATGCGGTGCTTCCCGCCGTCGAACGCGGCCGCCTGGACGATCTTCCGCTGCCCTTGGCGGAGGCCCTGGCCCGTGAGCTCGCCCCGCTTCGGCTCTCGCCGGATTCCCTGGAGCATGACAGCAGTGAAACCGCCCAGGGGTTCCTGGAAATGCTGGGGCTTTCACCCCAGCTGGACGAAGCGGACATCCGGCGGCTGTGGAAGCCCCGCGGCGAGGTCGACTTCCTGCGGGTTCCGCTGGGACCCGATGACCGCGGGAGGCCGGCCCTGCTGGATTTGAAGGAGTCCGCGCAGTTTGGTCACGGGCCCCACGGCCTGTGTGTGGGTGCCACCGGTTCCGGCAAGTCCGAGATGCTGCGGAGCATGGTGGTGGGCCTACTGGCGACGCACTCGCCCGAAGTCCTGGCCATGGTGCTCGTCGATTACAAGGGCGGTGCCACATTTGCCCCGTTCGCCGGTGCCCCGCAGGTGGCCGGCGTCATCACCAACCTCTCCGATGACGTCAGCCTGATCGAGCGCGTGTACGCCAGCCTTGCGGGCGAAATCCAGCGCCGGCAGGAAGTCCTCAAAGCGGCCGGCAACCTTGCCAACATCACGGACTATCAGCTGTACCGGCAGGAATTGAAGTTACAGGGACGGGAGCCGGCTCCGCTGCCGCACCTGGTGGTGATCATTGACGAATTCGGCGAGCTTCTCACCGCCCGGCCGGACTTCATTGAGCTCTTCCTGTCCATTGGCCGCATCGGCCGCTCCATCGGCGTGCACCTGCTGCTCTCAAGCCAGCGGATCGAGGCCGGCAAACTCCGCGGCCTGGACACCTATCTGTCCTACCGGATTGGGCTAAGGACCCTTTCGGAGGGCGAATCCCGCACGGTGCTGGACACCCCCGACGCCTTCCATCTGCCCCCGGTGCCCGGCTTCGGATACCTGAAGGTGGACACCACCACGTACACCCGTTTCAAGGCCGGTTATGTGTCCGGCCCCTTGGAAGCCGCGCAGGAAACCGCGCAGGACGACGCCGGCCAGCTGCCCCGGGTCCTGCCGGTCCCCCGTTATGCCGCGTCCCTCGAGGCGCAGCCCGCAGCCGACGACGCGCGCCCGGCATCGACGTCGGCCTCCAAACGCACCACCGGACCCACCGTCCTGTCTACGCTCATGGACACTCTTTCCATGTTCCCGCGGGCGGTGGACCCCATCTGGCTGCCGCCGCTGCCCCGCGGCATTGCGCTGGACCAGGCCGCCGGCGGACTGTCCTCCGAGAAAAGCCTGCGGCTTGCCTGCGGCGGATCCCTGCGGATCCCCGTGGGCCTGCTGGATGACCCGGCCAGGCAGTGGCAGGGCGTGTGGGAGCTGGATCTGGCAGCCAACGGCGGAAATGCTGCCATTGTGGGCGGCCCCCAAACCGGGAAAAGCACGGCGCTGCGCACCATCGTTGCGGCACTGTCACTGACCCACAGTCCGGCGGAGGTGGGTATTTACGGCATCGACCTGCTCGGCAGCGCCCTGCTGCCGTTGGAAGGGCTCCCCCATGTGGGCGGGGTGGCCGTCCGCACCAACCGGGAGGTCATCCGCCGGACAGTGGATGAGCTCCTGGCCATGCTCGCCCACCGCGAACACCTCTTTGAGAAATACCAGGTGGATTCGCTGCCCACCCTCCGCCGGCGGTGCGCCGACGGCGGGATCCCGGAGCTTCCCAGCGCCGACATCGTCCTGGTTTTGGACGGCTACGGGCAGCTCAGCGACGAATTCGAGGACATCGAAAAACCTGTTCACGCACTGATCAGCCGCGGCGCAGGCTACGGCATTCACGTCATCGCCACGTGCTCACGGATGAATGAAATCCGGATCTCCCAGCAAAGCTTCTTCGGCAACCGGATTGAACTGCGGCTGGCCGATCCCGGGGATTCCGCCCACGGACGCAAGATGGCCGAAGCCGTCAGCCCCGGAAGCCCCGGGCGGTCGCTGACGGACGGCAAGCTGCAGGGACATTTCGCCCTGCCGCGCATCGATGCCGGAACGGATGACGGTTCCGCCGCGAGCAGCCTGCAGGATTTGGTGGCTGCCGTAGCGGCGGCCACCCGCGAGCGGGCCATGCAGGTCCGGATTCTGCCCGCCGCTGTTTCCGCTGAAACAGCCCCCAGCCCCGAAGCAGCTGCCGCCGTACCGCTGGGTCTCCGCGAGGCCGACCTCGGCACCGAGATCCTTGACCTGCACGGCAGGGAACGGCATTTGCTCATCATGGGTGATGACGCTTCCGGCAAAACCAACGTCCTGCGGTCCGTCATCCGCCGTCTGACGTCCCAGCATCAGCCCGAGGACATCGTCTTTGCGGTCTTCGATCCCCGCCGCAGCCTCACCGGGGAGGTCCCCGGTGAATCGCTGGGCGGTTATGCCACCAGCGCAGCCCTGGCGGAAAAGCTCGCAGCCGCCGTCGCCGGAGAGCTGGAGAAGCGGGCTTCGGCGGCCCCGGCGGAGCTGGCCGGCCTGCCGCGCATCGTGTTGGTCATCGATGACTACGATGTGCTGACCGCGGGCGGTTCCTCGCCGCTGAGCCGGTTGACCCCGTTCCTGCCGCTGGCCCCTGAAATCGGGCTGCACGCCGTCCTGTCGCGCCGGGTCCGCGGGGCGAGCCGGGGAATGTATGAACCCTTCTTCACGTCGCTGCGCGATTCCGGCAGTGCCGCGCTGATCCTCTCCGGCGACCGGGCGGAAGGAACCCTGATTAACGGGGTGCGCGCCCGGACTCTGCCGCCGGGCAGAGCACAGCTGATCCAGCCCGGCAAACCCGTTCAGGTGCTTCAGCTGTTCCTCAACGAGGAATCCACCCGGGTCCCCGGGTAA